One window of Macrococcus sp. 19Msa1099 genomic DNA carries:
- a CDS encoding asparaginase gives MKNILVMHTGGTISMSENAQGVVTTNDTNPMSNIEIIQSIANITEKHPFQIPSPHMTLKHMNILRKSIINEIYEENYDGIVITHGTDTLEETAYFLDLTLNVSIPVILTGAMRSSNEIGADGLYNYISAIRTACHGDAKNKGVLVVFNDEIHTAMNVTKTHTSNTSTFQSPNYGPLGIITKNNIYFHHHPLTHPPLVKVNEAIKVGLVKAHSDLDSDLIKFFADQEYDGLVIEALGQGNLSPSSLDGIQHLIDKNIPIVIVSRCFNGIASGNYQYEGGGYELQKMGLIFSNGLNGQKARLKLIVAISNGLNDALLDDYFKR, from the coding sequence GGTGGAACAATCAGTATGTCTGAAAATGCGCAGGGTGTCGTCACAACGAATGACACAAATCCTATGTCAAATATCGAAATCATTCAGTCGATTGCAAACATTACTGAAAAACACCCATTTCAAATCCCCTCTCCTCATATGACCCTTAAACATATGAATATATTAAGAAAATCAATTATCAATGAAATATACGAAGAAAACTATGATGGTATCGTCATCACACATGGCACTGACACACTCGAAGAAACAGCATATTTTCTGGATTTGACCCTCAACGTTTCAATTCCAGTAATCTTAACCGGCGCGATGCGTTCATCCAACGAAATCGGGGCAGATGGTCTGTATAACTACATCTCCGCAATACGTACAGCTTGCCATGGTGATGCCAAAAACAAAGGCGTGCTTGTTGTGTTTAATGATGAAATTCATACAGCTATGAACGTAACAAAGACCCATACATCAAATACAAGTACTTTTCAAAGTCCAAATTACGGACCACTCGGTATTATCACGAAAAACAATATTTATTTCCATCATCATCCATTAACACATCCCCCGCTGGTTAAAGTCAATGAAGCGATTAAAGTTGGACTCGTAAAAGCCCATAGCGACCTAGACTCAGACTTAATTAAATTCTTTGCTGATCAGGAATATGACGGGCTTGTTATAGAAGCGCTTGGACAAGGAAACTTATCGCCTTCTTCATTAGACGGCATCCAGCATCTAATCGATAAAAATATCCCGATTGTCATCGTATCCCGATGTTTCAATGGAATTGCAAGTGGTAACTATCAGTACGAAGGTGGCGGGTATGAGCTACAGAAGATGGGTCTCATATTCTCCAATGGACTTAACGGTCAGAAAGCGCGTTTAAAACTTATCGTCGCAATAAGTAATGGCTTAAATGATGCTCTTCTTGACGATTACTTCAAACGTTAA
- a CDS encoding YpdA family putative bacillithiol disulfide reductase: protein MKHVQSIIIGAGPCGLSASIEQKKKGIDNIIIEKGNVVEAIYNYPTHQTFFSTSEKLSIGDIPFIVEEHKPHRNQALVYYRSVVKYHDLKIHSGEEVLKVEKHEDEFIITTTKAHYKCNYVTVATGYYGQPNTLDVPGADLDKVQHYFKEAHPYFDQDVLIIGGKNSAIDAAIELEKAGARVTAVYRGDTYSKSVKPWILPLYESLVNHEKIKLYFNSHVTSINDSEVIIQTPSGEMAIKNDTVFAMIGYHPDYTFLSDMGIELITNEFGTAPFYDKETMETNIDNLYIAGVIAAGNDANTIFIENGKFHGGLIADDIIKKEIRGQ from the coding sequence ATGAAACACGTACAAAGTATTATAATTGGAGCTGGTCCATGTGGATTATCAGCAAGTATAGAGCAAAAAAAGAAAGGCATAGATAATATTATCATCGAAAAAGGGAATGTCGTTGAAGCAATCTACAATTATCCGACACATCAGACTTTTTTCTCGACGAGTGAAAAATTGAGTATCGGTGATATTCCGTTTATTGTTGAAGAACATAAGCCGCATCGAAACCAAGCACTTGTCTATTACAGAAGTGTAGTGAAATATCATGATTTAAAGATTCATTCTGGCGAAGAAGTTCTAAAAGTGGAGAAGCATGAAGACGAATTTATCATCACGACAACTAAAGCACACTATAAATGTAATTACGTTACAGTTGCGACAGGTTATTATGGGCAGCCGAATACATTAGATGTACCGGGTGCTGATTTAGATAAGGTGCAGCATTACTTCAAGGAAGCCCATCCTTATTTTGATCAGGATGTGTTGATCATTGGTGGTAAAAACTCTGCAATTGACGCTGCGATCGAACTCGAAAAAGCTGGTGCACGAGTGACAGCTGTGTATCGCGGTGATACATATTCTAAGAGTGTGAAACCCTGGATATTACCTCTTTACGAATCCCTTGTTAATCATGAAAAAATTAAACTCTATTTCAATAGTCATGTAACCTCTATCAATGATTCTGAAGTGATCATTCAAACCCCTAGTGGAGAAATGGCAATCAAAAATGATACTGTTTTTGCAATGATTGGCTATCACCCGGACTACACGTTTTTAAGTGATATGGGGATAGAACTCATAACAAATGAATTCGGGACAGCACCTTTCTATGACAAAGAGACGATGGAGACGAATATAGACAATTTATATATCGCAGGGGTGATCGCAGCAGGAAATGACGCGAATACGATATTCATTGAAAACGGAAAATTTCACGGCGGACTGATAGCTGATGATATTATAAAAAAAGAAATACGTGGACAATAA
- a CDS encoding CBS domain-containing protein translates to MYLKSIMIPKEKCYVASPDDTVKSVLDKLEHHGIDGIPVVETGKYIGTATRYSIFRHFFFMKTPKLRDEFIENTKIKDILPLDEYSVKDDALFEESFLTLQDFPILSVINERNDFLGVVSRFDVMEQFKSAFGMNQKGVRIAITSIDAEGRIMRLASALKKYKLNAISFVTFDETDKMHRRMIVKVEDSKNIKKFTKYLKNNGFKILDIQEHDEI, encoded by the coding sequence ATGTATTTAAAGTCAATAATGATACCTAAAGAAAAATGTTATGTTGCCAGTCCAGATGACACGGTTAAGAGTGTGCTTGACAAGCTTGAACACCATGGTATTGACGGGATTCCTGTTGTTGAAACAGGAAAATATATTGGCACAGCGACACGTTATAGCATCTTTAGACATTTCTTCTTTATGAAGACACCCAAACTAAGAGATGAATTCATTGAAAACACAAAGATTAAGGATATCCTTCCTCTTGATGAATATAGTGTTAAAGATGATGCGCTATTCGAAGAGTCTTTCTTAACATTACAAGATTTTCCGATTTTAAGTGTTATCAATGAACGCAACGATTTTTTAGGCGTGGTTTCACGATTTGATGTTATGGAGCAGTTTAAATCTGCATTTGGAATGAATCAAAAAGGTGTGCGCATTGCCATTACATCAATAGATGCAGAAGGGCGTATCATGCGTCTTGCTTCAGCATTGAAGAAGTATAAGTTAAATGCTATTTCTTTTGTAACGTTTGACGAAACAGATAAGATGCATCGAAGAATGATTGTTAAAGTTGAAGATAGTAAAAATATTAAGAAGTTTACAAAGTATCTTAAAAACAATGGCTTTAAGATTCTCGATATACAAGAACATGACGAAATCTAG
- a CDS encoding LysM peptidoglycan-binding domain-containing protein, with protein MSKNDFKDEFEKNKQKIERQQEETVETEEVSSETYEGKKETEEDIFPPRGVSRRSRSQERKKREDNTNDNKEAGTIGAGAKKKNKRDNSQKTNKQVSNSKKAAGAAGVAGAAAKVNKANAKTVEEKPEKGKQQEDKDNSGLKKFIPLIAAILILLPIMLLLANYINSQSDNKHNNTEQVATNDKKKTAEEKTDKAKDKTVEEAESEKAAKEEAAKEEAAKEEAAQEKVAQEKAAQEKAAQERLAAQKAADETEAARLAEEKTAEVQDNASQTDNASQSSAASNNNQSDNQQAQATHVVNAKENLYRIAIKYYGNGSPENVEKIRQANGISDNNLSQGQTLVIPK; from the coding sequence GTGTCAAAAAATGATTTTAAAGATGAATTTGAAAAGAATAAACAAAAGATCGAAAGACAACAAGAAGAGACGGTTGAAACTGAAGAAGTAAGTTCAGAAACATATGAAGGAAAAAAAGAAACTGAAGAAGATATTTTTCCGCCTCGTGGAGTCTCACGTCGTAGCCGTTCACAAGAAAGAAAGAAACGTGAAGACAATACTAACGATAACAAAGAAGCAGGAACTATTGGCGCTGGCGCTAAGAAAAAGAACAAAAGAGATAACAGTCAAAAGACTAATAAACAAGTCTCTAACAGTAAAAAAGCAGCTGGTGCAGCAGGGGTAGCAGGAGCGGCTGCAAAAGTAAATAAAGCAAATGCAAAGACTGTCGAAGAAAAGCCAGAAAAGGGAAAACAGCAAGAAGATAAGGATAATAGTGGACTTAAGAAATTTATTCCACTGATTGCTGCGATTTTAATACTACTGCCAATTATGTTGCTGCTTGCAAATTATATCAATTCTCAAAGTGATAATAAACATAATAATACAGAACAAGTAGCAACGAACGACAAGAAGAAAACTGCTGAAGAAAAAACAGACAAAGCTAAGGATAAGACTGTTGAAGAGGCAGAGTCAGAAAAAGCAGCTAAGGAAGAAGCGGCTAAGGAAGAAGCGGCTAAGGAAGAAGCGGCACAGGAAAAAGTGGCACAGGAAAAAGCGGCACAGGAAAAAGCGGCACAAGAACGTCTGGCAGCACAAAAAGCTGCTGATGAAACAGAAGCAGCAAGATTAGCCGAAGAAAAAACAGCAGAAGTTCAGGATAATGCATCACAAACAGACAATGCATCACAATCATCAGCTGCTTCAAATAATAACCAGTCTGACAATCAGCAGGCGCAGGCGACACACGTCGTTAATGCTAAAGAGAATCTTTACCGAATAGCGATTAAATACTATGGTAATGGCTCTCCAGAAAATGTTGAAAAGATAAGACAGGCAAATGGTATTTCAGACAATAATCTTTCACAAGGACAAACGTTAGTTATACCTAAATAA